Proteins encoded within one genomic window of Lysinibacillus sphaericus:
- a CDS encoding HEAT repeat domain-containing protein: MEIEMARKLWLNEMTEKEFIDAFFPNGIDSEYVLKLLYGAYEIRDVEAVRWMLFVASKFDLFTLNYTRVLCSLIEEDWHKSHEDIAFTLSKLKPLSAVESLYKAVFHELAYLDYDDNFALAVKCIWGLGNINSPDSIEKLKSLSKSNNETIKRNAMEQLEMRGLFTERQSELILNLFKNEISQGDFIEDFYPDYLYTADDFKRSDYVLKLICDEYEKRDAQSVEYLLYVASVFGLITAQYKKIASNLIKEEWYQKQEETVSLVDLAKLSSNH, encoded by the coding sequence ATGGAGATAGAAATGGCTCGCAAATTATGGTTGAATGAAATGACTGAGAAAGAATTTATAGATGCTTTTTTTCCCAACGGTATAGACTCTGAATATGTTTTAAAATTACTGTATGGCGCTTATGAAATTCGAGATGTGGAAGCTGTTAGATGGATGTTATTTGTTGCTTCTAAATTTGACTTGTTCACTTTAAATTATACAAGGGTACTATGTAGTCTTATTGAAGAGGATTGGCACAAATCTCATGAAGACATTGCTTTTACATTATCAAAACTAAAGCCATTAAGCGCTGTTGAATCGCTTTATAAAGCTGTATTTCATGAACTTGCATACCTTGATTACGATGATAATTTTGCATTAGCTGTAAAATGTATTTGGGGTCTGGGTAATATAAACAGTCCTGACTCTATTGAAAAATTAAAATCTCTTTCTAAATCTAACAATGAAACTATTAAAAGAAATGCAATGGAACAGCTCGAAATGCGTGGTCTGTTTACTGAAAGACAATCTGAACTGATTTTAAATCTTTTTAAGAATGAGATTTCACAAGGAGATTTTATTGAAGATTTTTATCCAGATTATCTTTACACTGCTGATGACTTTAAGCGTTCGGATTATGTGTTAAAATTGATTTGCGATGAATATGAAAAAAGAGATGCCCAATCTGTAGAGTATTTGCTTTATGTTGCTTCGGTTTTTGGGCTGATAACTGCGCAATACAAGAAAATAGCAAGTAATTTGATTAAAGAAGAGTGGTATCAAAAACAAGAAGAAACCGTCTCTCTTGTGGACTTGGCCAAATTATCTTCAAATCACTAA
- a CDS encoding Imm43 family immunity protein, producing MKKYMIVNDKLTTPIFLDGVIHEHFDETMYHEGMGYSWNRHFFNKDDLPKELWFITTSKIEFDYYESFLGHIVEEQLLNLIVESKAIQDYVIAKLHIVNTKGKSKVKKNKNYYFIKYYDGISLVDYEKSEFISREVPKNKSFKSEGTFVEKYLKIIFNNTDYDVFRLKDLRLSSYIFCSEKFKKQCIALKLKGLKFIDLNDVATHINSQ from the coding sequence TTGAAAAAATATATGATAGTAAATGACAAACTCACGACACCTATTTTCTTAGATGGCGTAATACATGAACATTTTGATGAAACAATGTATCACGAGGGAATGGGGTATAGTTGGAATCGTCATTTTTTTAACAAAGATGATTTGCCGAAAGAATTGTGGTTCATTACCACCAGCAAAATTGAATTTGATTATTATGAAAGTTTTTTAGGGCATATTGTTGAAGAACAGTTATTAAATTTAATAGTTGAGTCGAAAGCGATACAAGATTATGTCATAGCAAAACTACATATAGTTAACACCAAGGGAAAGTCAAAAGTAAAGAAAAATAAAAACTATTATTTCATAAAATATTACGATGGTATTTCATTGGTGGATTATGAAAAATCAGAATTTATTTCTAGAGAAGTACCTAAAAATAAAAGTTTTAAATCGGAAGGTACCTTTGTTGAAAAATATCTGAAAATAATTTTTAACAATACAGATTATGATGTCTTTCGTTTAAAGGATTTAAGATTAAGTTCATACATATTTTGTTCAGAGAAATTTAAGAAACAATGCATTGCACTAAAATTAAAGGGGTTAAAATTTATTGATCTAAATGACGTTGCAACACATATTAACTCCCAGTAG
- a CDS encoding SMI1/KNR4 family protein — protein sequence MKILEVIKKIELDSNCKIVKRHTDYASDLALPKDLNYFFSNYDSLQMFLDKPYGIKIVSSNEFIPTSKRLYPEDDIIWEELEGDISNEWYLIAESEQINQYISIDLSKSHFGYCYDSFLETHATPSDSQIIAKSFTELLEHLYSSKGEHWFWLAENFKSYGDAYDGR from the coding sequence ATGAAAATATTAGAGGTTATTAAAAAAATTGAACTGGATAGTAATTGTAAAATTGTGAAAAGGCACACAGATTACGCTAGTGATTTAGCTCTACCAAAAGATTTGAATTATTTTTTTAGTAATTATGACTCTTTACAAATGTTTTTAGATAAGCCATACGGAATAAAAATTGTTTCTTCAAATGAGTTTATTCCAACTAGTAAAAGGCTTTACCCGGAAGATGATATTATTTGGGAGGAACTTGAAGGTGATATAAGTAATGAATGGTATCTTATTGCTGAGTCTGAACAAATAAACCAATATATTAGTATTGACTTAAGCAAGTCTCATTTTGGTTATTGCTATGATAGTTTTTTGGAAACCCATGCAACACCGAGTGATAGTCAGATTATTGCTAAAAGCTTTACGGAACTGTTAGAACATTTATACTCGAGTAAAGGTGAACATTGGTTTTGGTTGGCCGAAAATTTTAAATCTTATGGGGATGCTTATGATGGCAGATAA
- a CDS encoding imm11 family protein: MSYYQLYSNYRRDVFFDYTEKNTFNQYDLEEGNVYPLDEKLSYSVDKLDTYLNDYDILPTIGGLLVSLKFKQLVERLGSDCQFIPAVISSTKSGEINETFFVMNVLNLVPCLDWENSEYKPLLKSLPDGPIKLLTIKYVPNSLEGHHIVRMKEYTGNIIVDELFIKACKEEKIKGVMFVKEGSTQRPEFVEM; encoded by the coding sequence ATGAGTTATTATCAGTTATATAGCAATTATAGAAGAGATGTTTTTTTTGATTACACAGAAAAGAACACTTTTAATCAATATGATTTAGAAGAGGGTAATGTCTACCCTTTAGATGAGAAACTTTCTTATTCAGTAGATAAACTTGATACTTATTTAAACGATTATGATATCCTGCCAACAATAGGGGGGCTATTGGTAAGTTTAAAATTCAAACAACTAGTTGAGCGATTAGGATCAGATTGTCAGTTCATTCCTGCAGTCATATCGTCTACAAAGAGCGGCGAAATCAATGAAACATTTTTTGTCATGAATGTATTAAATCTAGTACCTTGTTTGGATTGGGAAAACTCGGAATATAAACCATTATTAAAATCCTTACCAGACGGACCAATTAAACTACTGACTATAAAATATGTTCCCAATTCTTTAGAAGGGCATCATATTGTAAGAATGAAAGAATATACAGGAAATATCATTGTTGATGAATTATTTATAAAAGCATGTAAAGAAGAAAAGATAAAAGGAGTAATGTTTGTCAAAGAGGGAAGTACCCAACGACCGGAATTCGTTGAAATGTAG
- a CDS encoding RHS repeat domain-containing protein — MENASEAEAEIADNLVTWVFNDGFVPSAKITSEGNYSIISDYLGTPVEAYDEQGHKVWSAELDVYGRVNEFTGEKDFIPFRYQGQYEDVEIGLYYNRFRYYDPEQGKYTHVDPIGLAGGNLRCMVCK, encoded by the coding sequence GTGGAGAATGCTTCCGAGGCAGAAGCCGAAATCGCAGATAATCTCGTGACATGGGTATTTAATGATGGCTTTGTCCCTTCAGCTAAGATAACGAGTGAAGGCAACTACAGCATTATTAGTGATTATTTAGGAACGCCTGTCGAAGCTTATGATGAACAAGGTCATAAGGTTTGGTCGGCTGAGCTTGATGTGTATGGGCGAGTGAACGAGTTTACGGGTGAGAAAGATTTCATTCCGTTTAGATATCAAGGGCAGTATGAAGATGTAGAAATTGGCTTGTATTATAACCGATTCCGATACTATGACCCAGAGCAAGGGAAGTATACGCACGTTGACCCGATTGGGCTGGCTGGTGGGAACCTACGTTGTATGGTATGTAAATGA
- a CDS encoding ankyrin repeat domain-containing protein, translating to MENIKKIFNDNADIFYKIYDSIRNDDIKSLDNIFTKYPDFFNIPVYGNTEKNESLLHFAASREKKNACLYLIEKGISVNVVDCWYCTPLEYAAGQGDIGLVEKLMSNNAWVDGDCRGIITPLISAVIEGHIEIVKYLLDCGADINRLHRRFNQTPLDLAKVYGHQDIFELLKSRGGLSAQEQMDLMNERGDGILAHIDNNVGSILSTVLKKDTIDIRTALIEKDKKFKLLFTIGLFESLPRIELMMSVPYDWPINLQLIEEKCVESFPIQLMFLLGQYRLDGNKLHEGIVIEKTDTNWNQLEWPESIDAFILTDYQFNPNSEQTEEVEEDDDEVSLLLLIPIKYPKTGCPKGIKMENWLNKHRSAKWGKVSLKV from the coding sequence ATGGAAAATATAAAAAAGATATTTAATGATAACGCCGATATTTTTTACAAGATTTACGATTCCATTCGCAATGACGATATAAAATCACTTGATAATATTTTTACCAAATATCCTGATTTCTTTAATATACCAGTATACGGAAATACAGAAAAAAATGAAAGTTTACTACATTTTGCTGCATCACGTGAGAAGAAAAATGCTTGTTTGTATTTGATTGAAAAAGGAATTAGTGTAAATGTTGTTGACTGTTGGTACTGTACACCGCTCGAATATGCAGCAGGACAAGGAGACATAGGATTGGTAGAAAAACTTATGTCAAATAATGCATGGGTAGATGGAGATTGCAGAGGAATTATTACCCCATTAATCTCTGCGGTAATTGAGGGACATATAGAAATTGTTAAGTATCTGCTGGACTGTGGAGCTGACATAAATAGATTACATCGTAGATTTAATCAAACGCCATTAGATTTGGCCAAGGTATATGGACATCAAGACATATTTGAGTTATTAAAGTCAAGAGGTGGGTTATCGGCACAAGAACAAATGGATTTAATGAACGAAAGAGGAGACGGTATTTTAGCACATATTGATAATAATGTAGGTTCAATACTTTCTACAGTATTAAAAAAAGATACTATAGACATAAGAACAGCCTTAATAGAAAAAGACAAGAAATTTAAGTTACTATTTACTATTGGTTTGTTTGAATCTCTACCAAGAATTGAATTGATGATGAGTGTTCCGTATGATTGGCCAATAAATCTACAACTCATTGAAGAAAAATGCGTTGAATCATTTCCAATACAATTAATGTTTTTGTTGGGCCAATATAGGTTGGATGGCAATAAACTTCATGAAGGAATAGTCATTGAAAAGACGGATACGAATTGGAATCAACTAGAATGGCCAGAAAGCATTGATGCATTTATTCTAACAGATTATCAGTTTAATCCGAATTCAGAGCAGACTGAGGAAGTAGAGGAAGATGATGATGAAGTTAGTTTATTGCTACTGATCCCTATTAAATATCCGAAAACTGGTTGTCCTAAGGGAATTAAAATGGAAAATTGGTTAAATAAACACCGTTCAGCAAAATGGGGAAAAGTTTCTTTAAAGGTATAG
- a CDS encoding Imm43 family immunity protein, translating to MDNIYAIFKKKDKSCPTLLDGILHTEFFEKDPFGARESDAGKWRTTKNIKTELPKELWFVSKDRSYAFDLRWDSQGFFISSEFLNLLLRFGINNFQYTKLHMVNKHKESISLKEYYYARFYNRLEDEIDMEKSNIEFYKQDGQIKKIWDLQLKEPNNFPDVFQLNITNLFSILFCSEEFKIEAEKLKLKGIIFVPSNEADVYKP from the coding sequence ATGGACAATATTTATGCGATTTTTAAAAAGAAAGATAAGTCATGCCCAACTTTATTAGATGGAATATTGCATACAGAATTTTTCGAAAAAGATCCATTTGGAGCAAGAGAATCTGATGCTGGAAAATGGAGAACCACAAAAAATATCAAAACAGAGTTACCCAAAGAGTTATGGTTTGTTTCAAAGGATAGAAGTTATGCTTTTGATTTAAGATGGGATAGTCAAGGTTTTTTCATATCTTCAGAATTTCTAAATCTATTGTTGAGATTTGGAATTAATAATTTTCAGTATACTAAATTGCATATGGTTAACAAGCATAAGGAAAGTATATCTTTAAAAGAGTATTATTATGCGCGATTTTATAATAGATTAGAAGATGAGATAGATATGGAAAAATCGAATATTGAATTCTATAAACAAGATGGACAAATAAAGAAAATATGGGATTTGCAACTAAAAGAGCCGAATAATTTCCCAGATGTTTTTCAATTAAATATTACTAATCTTTTTAGTATATTATTTTGTTCGGAAGAATTTAAAATAGAAGCTGAGAAACTTAAATTGAAAGGTATTATCTTTGTTCCCTCAAATGAAGCGGATGTATATAAACCCTAA
- a CDS encoding DUF5713 family protein, whose product MKKLDSKFEYLSDMYEDSYYPTFLVNKIKENIMKLVHFIEEGNHTLEGVQEKLDEMTVAINELQDEFYKNDSEIETVARDSIAITVEEILQYFEIDIDIEEALRERDW is encoded by the coding sequence GTGAAAAAACTTGATTCTAAATTCGAATACTTGTCGGATATGTACGAAGATTCGTATTATCCAACGTTTTTAGTAAATAAAATTAAAGAAAATATTATGAAATTAGTCCATTTTATTGAAGAGGGCAATCATACGCTTGAAGGGGTACAGGAAAAGTTGGATGAAATGACTGTAGCAATCAATGAACTACAGGATGAGTTTTATAAAAATGATAGTGAAATTGAAACGGTTGCACGAGATTCAATCGCCATAACAGTAGAAGAAATTTTACAATATTTTGAGATTGATATAGATATCGAAGAAGCGTTAAGAGAACGAGATTGGTAA
- a CDS encoding Imm43 family immunity protein yields MSYYMIVKDNVKSPIFLKGVIHESFDETKYSEAMGYEWNKIFFQKQEMPKDLWLITNNKIEFDYYEGFNGHIISSDFFTLMNQVNTLQKYVTSNLQVVSSKGKSKVKKPYYFIKYYNREDFVDYEKSEFTKRSVPENKVFDINYMVGKYQKIVLQENDRDVFCLNDLKLARYLFCSERFKQLCEEKQMKGIQFIELEDVPQYFSSYDR; encoded by the coding sequence ATGAGTTATTATATGATTGTTAAGGATAATGTAAAGTCGCCTATTTTTTTGAAGGGCGTTATTCACGAATCATTTGATGAAACAAAATATAGTGAGGCAATGGGATACGAATGGAATAAAATCTTTTTTCAAAAACAAGAAATGCCAAAAGATTTATGGTTAATTACTAATAATAAAATTGAATTTGACTATTATGAGGGTTTTAATGGTCATATTATCAGTAGTGATTTTTTTACTTTGATGAATCAAGTAAATACTTTACAAAAGTATGTTACATCAAATCTACAAGTTGTTAGTTCAAAGGGAAAATCTAAAGTAAAAAAACCCTATTATTTTATTAAGTATTATAATAGAGAAGATTTCGTTGATTACGAGAAGTCAGAGTTTACAAAAAGAAGTGTTCCAGAAAATAAGGTTTTTGACATAAATTATATGGTTGGAAAATATCAAAAAATTGTTCTACAAGAAAATGATAGAGACGTGTTTTGCTTGAATGACTTAAAATTAGCAAGATATCTATTTTGTTCAGAAAGGTTTAAGCAACTTTGTGAAGAAAAACAAATGAAAGGAATTCAATTTATAGAATTAGAAGATGTTCCTCAATATTTTTCTTCATATGATCGGTAA
- a CDS encoding DUF1963 domain-containing protein, producing the protein MMSVEITFKDVENESIVPRLGGYSFLPKNIDWPLNPNGDKLTLVFCLPTNFLNETLNLNLPKEQFISVFTTYKKNDYFLDYITFHGDQEELANIKQGFTKVLLHETGEIRNESNFLIPAQAFILGDKLNLNYENFDGEDLDDIEIYCGSLMGNKASLLQIEDLGLNDYQFCLQIYGGDFPEEFRNLFSLSDSIGYLFLNKNYNQNDIGIFFTQCT; encoded by the coding sequence ATGATGTCAGTGGAAATTACGTTTAAAGATGTTGAAAATGAATCCATTGTGCCCCGACTCGGCGGGTATAGCTTCTTGCCTAAAAATATTGATTGGCCATTAAATCCAAATGGAGATAAATTAACACTTGTATTTTGTTTGCCAACAAATTTCCTTAATGAAACGCTAAATTTAAACTTACCAAAAGAACAGTTCATCTCTGTATTTACAACGTATAAAAAGAATGATTACTTTTTAGATTACATCACTTTTCATGGAGATCAAGAAGAGTTAGCAAACATTAAACAAGGATTTACAAAGGTTTTATTACACGAAACTGGAGAAATTCGAAATGAATCCAATTTCTTAATACCTGCACAAGCGTTTATTTTAGGCGACAAGTTGAATTTGAACTATGAGAATTTTGATGGTGAAGATTTAGATGATATTGAGATTTACTGTGGTTCATTAATGGGCAATAAAGCATCTTTGTTACAAATAGAAGATTTAGGTTTAAACGATTATCAATTTTGCCTACAAATTTATGGCGGTGATTTTCCAGAGGAATTCCGTAATCTCTTTAGCCTAAGCGATTCAATAGGATATTTATTTTTAAACAAAAATTATAATCAGAATGACATAGGTATTTTTTTTACTCAATGTACTTAA
- a CDS encoding immunity 22 family protein yields MSVSEETLFEIQDICIKKGIKKVNAMFYYMDPEVEVTEKNKLYNELHYIGKFDTNL; encoded by the coding sequence TTGTCTGTATCAGAGGAAACATTGTTTGAAATACAGGATATTTGTATTAAAAAAGGAATAAAAAAGGTTAATGCTATGTTTTACTATATGGATCCAGAAGTAGAAGTAACTGAAAAGAACAAACTTTATAATGAATTACACTATATTGGAAAGTTTGATACAAATTTATAA
- a CDS encoding RHS repeat domain-containing protein, with the protein MMILFFAKDNHTQVAFDYTILGSLTSRKQGSKQVQFTYDTEEQLSAVINEKGEAYIFERDTKGNIIKEIGFDDMEKSYERSLAGIVQRIQRPGNRWTAYQHDALGNVIRSDYYDGTWETFSYDKNGALQETENEHITVKLERDPSGQVIKEWQNDHWIASSYDELGNRSQITSSLGAKIDVTRNELGNVLQMTASRSEQAQWTASMQYNELGQEIERILPGDVISKWQYDITGRPTHHRVSSQSRDTRRRAYNWDVNHQLRSMVNELTGVKVTYGYDEFSNLVWANQDSRQFDFLYRSVDDVGNLYETKDKKDRVYGAGSRLLETKDAKFSYDEEGNLVEKVEHNGDTWKYEYYGNGMMAKVIKPDMTEVTFKYDTLGRRIEKCSEGRATHFVWDGNTILHEYLSQANSVENASQTADLDSLVTWVFNDGFVPSAKITSEGNYSIISDYLGTPVEAYDEQGHKVWSAELDVYGRVNEFTGEKDFIPFRYQGQYEDVEIGLYYNRFRYYDPEQGNYTQVDPIGLAGGNPTLYGYVSDSNRFVDPFGLSECKGAKRLEKFRKNFTGDLKESRFNGHMDKHGMNHDVIKDILDNPDNIFYHKNNNHLLFYKDGDVVVVSGKDSGIITAYGKSDAAGVYKDIKSITDKPAITQIE; encoded by the coding sequence ATGATGATATTATTTTTTGCAAAGGATAACCATACACAAGTCGCTTTTGACTACACAATTCTTGGAAGCCTAACGTCTCGCAAACAAGGTAGCAAGCAAGTACAATTCACCTACGATACAGAGGAGCAATTAAGCGCTGTTATCAATGAAAAAGGCGAAGCGTACATCTTTGAACGCGATACTAAAGGTAATATTATCAAGGAAATCGGCTTTGATGACATGGAAAAATCGTATGAGCGAAGCCTCGCAGGAATCGTGCAACGGATTCAACGACCAGGGAATCGTTGGACAGCGTATCAACACGATGCGCTAGGAAATGTTATTCGCTCTGACTACTATGATGGTACGTGGGAAACATTTAGCTATGACAAAAACGGCGCATTACAAGAAACGGAAAATGAGCATATAACCGTTAAGCTAGAACGTGACCCATCTGGACAAGTCATCAAAGAGTGGCAAAACGATCATTGGATTGCGAGTAGCTATGACGAGTTAGGCAATCGTTCACAGATAACAAGTAGCCTCGGTGCTAAAATCGATGTTACGCGTAATGAACTAGGCAATGTCTTACAAATGACAGCCTCTCGCTCCGAACAAGCCCAGTGGACAGCCTCGATGCAATACAATGAACTCGGTCAAGAGATTGAAAGAATCCTACCAGGAGATGTTATTAGCAAGTGGCAGTATGATATCACAGGTAGACCAACACATCACAGAGTAAGTAGCCAAAGCCGAGATACGCGAAGACGTGCCTACAATTGGGATGTCAATCATCAATTACGCAGTATGGTCAACGAGCTAACAGGTGTAAAAGTGACATACGGCTATGATGAATTTAGTAACCTCGTGTGGGCCAATCAAGACAGTCGCCAATTTGATTTCTTATATCGTAGTGTCGATGATGTCGGTAATTTATATGAAACAAAAGACAAAAAAGACCGTGTCTATGGCGCAGGCAGTAGATTACTAGAAACAAAAGATGCCAAATTCTCCTATGACGAAGAAGGAAATCTCGTAGAGAAAGTCGAACATAATGGAGATACATGGAAGTACGAGTACTATGGCAATGGCATGATGGCCAAGGTCATAAAGCCAGATATGACAGAAGTAACTTTCAAGTATGACACACTAGGTAGGCGGATAGAGAAGTGTTCGGAAGGTAGAGCTACTCATTTTGTATGGGATGGCAATACGATTTTGCATGAGTATTTGTCACAGGCTAATTCAGTGGAGAATGCCTCACAGACAGCTGACTTAGACAGTCTCGTTACATGGGTATTCAATGATGGCTTTGTCCCTTCAGCTAAGATAACGAGTGAAGGCAACTACAGCATTATTAGTGATTATCTAGGAACACCTGTCGAAGCCTATGATGAACAAGGTCATAAGGTTTGGTCGGCGGAGCTTGATGTGTATGGGCGAGTGAACGAGTTTACGGGTGAGAAAGATTTCATTCCGTTTAGGTATCAAGGGCAGTATGAAGATGTAGAGATTGGATTGTATTATAACCGATTCCGATACTACGACCCAGAGCAAGGGAATTATACGCAAGTTGACCCGATTGGGCTTGCGGGTGGGAATCCTACGTTGTATGGGTATGTTAGTGATTCGAATAGGTTTGTTGATCCATTCGGATTAAGTGAATGTAAAGGTGCAAAAAGACTGGAAAAATTCAGAAAAAACTTTACGGGTGACCTGAAAGAATCCAGATTCAATGGGCATATGGATAAACATGGTATGAATCATGATGTTATCAAGGATATACTCGACAATCCAGATAATATTTTTTATCATAAGAACAATAATCATTTACTATTTTATAAAGATGGAGATGTTGTAGTAGTTAGCGGAAAAGACTCTGGCATAATAACCGCTTATGGAAAGTCTGATGCTGCCGGAGTGTATAAAGACATTAAGTCTATAACTGATAAGCCCGCAATTACTCAAATAGAATGA